From one Solanum stenotomum isolate F172 chromosome 12, ASM1918654v1, whole genome shotgun sequence genomic stretch:
- the LOC125847657 gene encoding ribosomal RNA-processing protein 14-C-like yields MKKKQKSTTISTEDTADAAAVTTSTTIDLKALIRDNRLFFDKLIDLIPPRFYLPKDEPDTWYRGLPKAAKASLKKQSRENLKLARRNRLDPEKKEQSSTVGLLEQSLQKKQKTDEEDDSGEDDHGEPTPINLEENDNPNNDNSSGTYEELRRRLHRKIEMLRGNRGDGENSERNKFNQRKRSEKDASLEKSEGKKRKRGEDDNGEDTSMEKDIEFGKVKLGDDYDKKKKKKKVSKPKELERLKRLEEVKRENKTLADKEAWKAAANKAMGLKVFDNPKLLKESLKKDKRKKEKSSEKWKERIQTTEKMKNERQQKRRDNIAGKAKEKKMRKIAKREKKLMRPGFEGRKEGYITQNKS; encoded by the coding sequence ATGAAGAAGAAACAGAAGTCCACCACCATCTCCACCGAAGATACGGCGGACGCCGCTGCCGTAACCACTAGCACCACCATAGATTTGAAAGCCCTAATCCGGGATAACAGGCTCTTCTTCGACAAGTTGATTGACCTAATTCCTCCTCGATTCTACCTACCTAAAGATGAACCCGATACCTGGTATCGAGGCCTTCCCAAAGCCGCCAAAGCTTCATTGAAGAAACAATCCAGGGAGAACCTCAAACTTGCCCGCCGCAACCGGCTTGACCCTGAGAAGAAAGAGCAGTCCTCTACTGTCGGCCTCCTCGAACAATCCCTTCAGAAAAAGCAAAAAACTGATGAGGAAGATGATTCCGGCGAGGACGATCATGGTGAACCTACGCCCATTAATTTGGAGGAAAACGATAACCCTAACAACGATAACTCCTCTGGTACTTACGAAGAGTTGAGGCGAAGGCTACACAGAAAGATCGAAATGCTCCGTGGTAACCGGGGTGATGGCGAGAATTCGGAGCGCAACAAATTTAATCAGCGCAAGAGGAGTGAAAAAGATGCATCTTTAGAGAAATCTGAGGgtaagaagagaaagagggGTGAAGACGACAATGGAGAAGATACTTCAATGGAAAAGGACATAGAGTTTGGGAAAGTTAAATTAGGAGACGACTAtgacaagaaaaagaagaagaagaaagtatcCAAACCTAAAGAGTTGGAAAGACTGAAGAGGCTGGAAGAGGTGAAGAGGGAGAATAAGACGCTGGCGGATAAGGAAGCATGGAAGGCAGCAGCAAACAAGGCAATGGGATTGAAGGTGTTTGATAACCCTAAGTTGTTGAAGGAGAGTTTGAAGAAGGataagagaaagaaagagaagagtTCTGAGAAGTGGAAGGAAAGAATTCAGACTAcggagaagatgaagaatgaGCGTCAGCAGAAGAGAAGGGATAATATTGCTGGCAAAGCCAAGGAGAAGAAGATGAGGAAGATTGCCAAAAGGGAAAAGAAGCTCATGAGGCCGGGCTTTGAGGGGCGAAAGGAAGGCTACATTACTCAGAATAAAAGCTAA
- the LOC125847646 gene encoding galactan beta-1,4-galactosyltransferase GALS3-like: MSKEKERRMFVGVVWNCAAELKLLLTVLLFLCSLITLLHYIPSRLISFSPIDLGSCISTPAAPLHFVSHLNATNSSTPSTTTPPPTSAATPPPEPPSLEKDRLLQNGVVKRAFNPFGSAAYNFILMSAYRGGYNTFAVMGLGSKPLHVYGKPSYRCEWVSSHKQKNPISVVGHKILPDWGYGRVYTVLVINCTFPVPVGNGETGGKLLVHATTNGGGDTNFNTTDTFEALSETGQDFVNFTSVYEAPPKYDFFYCGSSLYGNLSPQRVREWLAFHVRLFGEKSHFVIHDAGGVHEGVMEVLKPWMDKGYVTLQDIRDQERFDGYYHNQFLIVNDCLQRYKFQAKWMFFFDVDEYIFVPKKSTIKSVVKSLSDFTQFTIEQMPMSNKLCLEEDRGKSYRKWGFEKLVYKDVKTGIRRDRKYAVQPRNVIANGVHMSQNTVGKTTHKTEGRIKYFHYHGTIAEHREPCRQLVNTTAITVDGIPYNVDYTMRDVAATVKRFELKMIGTKLQRTRQ; the protein is encoded by the exons ATGAGTAAGGAGAAAGAACGGAGGATGTTCGTTGGTGTTGTTTGGAATTGTGCTGCTGAGCTTAAGCTTCTTCTTActgttcttctttttctctgtTCTCTTATTACACTTCTTCACTATATCCCTTCTCGTTTAATTTCTTTCTCCCCTATAGATCTTGGCAGCTGTATTTCTACTCCCGCCGCCCCACTTCACTTTGTTTCCCACTTAAACGCTACTAATTCATCAACCCCATCTACTACTACTCCACCACCGACGAGTGCTGCTACTCCACCACCGGAGCCGCCGTCGTTGGAGAAAGACAGACTGCTACAAAACGGCGTCGTTAAGAGAGCTTTCAACCCTTTTGGCTCCGCCGCGTACAATTTTATTCTGATGTCTGCTTATAGAGGAGGTTATAACACTTTTGCTGTAATGGGTTTAGGTTCAAAGCCTCTTCACGTCTATGGCAAACCCAGTTACCGTTGTGAGTGGGTTTCTTCTCATAAACAGAAAAACCCCATCTCCGTCGTTGGTCACAAGATCCTCCCGGACTGGGGTTATGGCAGGGTTTATACTGTGCTTGTCATAAATTGCACTTTCCCTGTACCAGTTGGCAACGGTGAAACTGGCGGAAAACTCCTCGTTCACGCCACCACTAACGGCGGCGGCGACACTAACTTTAACACCACCGACACTTTCGAGGCATTGTCGGAAACGGGACAGGATTTCGTCAACTTTACTTCCGTATATGAAGCTCCCCCAAAGTATGATTTCTTCTACTGCGGTTCGTCTCTGTACGGGAACTTGAGCCCACAGAGAGTAAGAGAGTGGCTGGCATTTCACGTTAGGCTGTTCGGAGAGAAGTCCCATTTCGTAATTCACGATGCTGGAGGTGTACATGAGGGGGTAATGGAGGTGCTTAAGCCATGGATGGATAAAGGATACGTTACATTACAGGATATTAGGGACCAAGAGAGATTTGATGGGTACTATCATAATCAGTTCCTTATTGTCAATGATTGCTTACAGAGATATAAGTTTCAAGCTAAATGGATGTTCTTCTTTGATGTGGATGAGTACATTTTTGTACCCAAGAAGAGCACCATTAAATCTGTAGTGAAATCTTTATCGGATTTTACACAGTTCACCATTGAACAGATGCCAATGTCTAACAAGCTTTGTCTCGAAGAGGACCGCGGTAAATCCTACAG AAAATGGGGGTTTGAGAAGCTAGTGTACAAGGACGTGAAGACGGGTATTAGGAGGGATCGAAAATATGCAGTACAACCTCGCAATGTGATCGCCAACGGTGTGCATATGTCTCAGAATACAGTAGGCAAGACAACACACAAGACAGAAGGGCGTATCAAGTACTTCCACTATCACGGGACCATCGCAGAGCACCGTGAACCATGCCGGCAGCTGGTCAACACCACGGCAATCACTGTTGACGGTATCCCTTATAATGTTGACTATACAATGAGAGATGTTGCTGCAACTGTTAAGAGATTCGAACTTAAGATGATTGGCACTAAATTACAAAGAACGCGGCAATGA